Genomic window (Candidatus Nitrospira nitrificans):
TTCGGTTTTCCATAACCGACACCGGAATCGGAATCCCATCCGACAAACTTGTCTCGATCTTCGACAATTTCACGCAAGCCCATGCGTCAACGACCAGGCAGTACGGAGGGACGGGCCTCGGCCTCGCAATCACCAAACGCCTTGCCGAACATATGAACGGACGGATCTGGGCCGACAGTATTGTGGGAGCGGGAAGCACCTTCCACTGTTCCGTCCTCTTTCAGACTCAGACAGAACCACCCCATCAGCAATCGGCACCGCCGATTCATCTTGCGGGAATCAGAGTTCTGGTCGCGGACGACCATCCCACCAACCGGCTCATCCTCCGTGAACTCCTGAATGGCTGGGGAGCTCAGGTTACGGAAGCGAGCGACGGGATGACCGCGTTGGACGAGATCCGCAGTGCATTCGAACGAGGACAGGCATACGAGCTCTTGCTCCTCGACTGCCGCATGCCTGAGATGAGCGGCTTTCATGTTGTGGAACAGCTGAAGTCCCAACCCAACGGACCTTGCCCGACCGTCATCATGCTGACTTCTCATCATTGGGCGGACGATATCGCACGGACGTATGATCTCGGGCTCGGTGGGTATCTGATTAAACCCATCCGACGGTCCGACCTCTCCCAAACAATCGGGATCGCCCTCGGCCGAACAAAAGGAATGCCGCCGACGGGTGAAGTCACAGCGCCACCGTCGACGGCTTCGACACGGCCCTTGCGCGTATTGTTGGTTGAAGATTCCCCGGACAACCAACTGCTCGTCCGAGCATACTTAACGCCGACCGACTATTTCCTCGACGTGGCTGAACATGGCGCCATCGCGCTGGATAAATTCAAATCCGCTCATTACGACGTCATCCTGATGGATGTGCAAATGCCCGTGATGGATGGCTATGCCGCGACAAAGGCCATCCGCTCATGGGAACGGGATCATGACCTCCCTCCCACGCCGATCATCGCCCTCACCGCATTGGCTCTCAAGGAAGAAGGGGCCCGCATCTTTGACGCAGGCTGCAACGCGCATCTCACAAAGCCTGTAAAGAAATCCACGTTACTGGAAGTGCTTCGAGCCTACAAGGAGCACATCGTCTAGCGATGCACGGCTCACAGCCCGAACCAACAGGCCAACTCGCGGTGGAAATTAGTCGTGACTTGGAAAATATTGTCCCGACCTTCTTGGAAAACCGGATGAAGGATGTCCGGACCCTTCGAAACGCGCTGAGCACGCAAGACTTCAGGACCGTTCAGACTCTAGGCCATCGGATGAAAGGCGATGGAGGCGGATTCGGGTTCGATCGAATTACTGAAATCGGAGACGCGATGGAACGCGCGGCAAAACTAGAGGATGGCTCAACGATCGAACAGCAGATCGCACAGCTGGAACACTTCCTCAAACGTGTGGTCGTTATCTATCGCTGAAGAATAGCGCAAGCGACCTCAGCAACCAACCCAGATCCCATATCTCCATAACCATGTTCAAGAAATCGGAGGCGTACCGAAATGCCCCTCTATGGGGATGTCATTATTCGTTCTTGCGCGATCAAGTACTGGTGGAGACTCAGTAACGGGTTGTGTATAATGCACCACGGGAAACGCGACTCTATATTCCTCCCCGTTCTTCGACCGCAGCAACAGGACTGCACGCTCATGTGCAGCAAACCCTGCGGGATTCAGAGGTCGCGGTCCCGATGTTCCACGGGTGGGGGGCTAGCTCAGTTGGGAGAGCACTACGTTCGCAACGTAGGGGTCGGGGGTTCAACTCCCCTGCCCTCCACCAAACACCATCCTCACTCACAGTCTCGCTCCAGTGACCACAAAGAAGTGAACCACGACGAGGCGCGTTTAATTAGTGTGTTTCTGTCAGACAGTCAATTCTAACCACAAGGGAGGCAAAGATGACCAGTACACTCTACCGCGGTATCGTTATAGTTGCGCTCGCAACGTTCGCTGGTGTGCCTATGTTGAACGCTCAGCCATCCCCAGCCGGTAACGTGAAGGACGCCGTCGCGCACGCGAAGGAAGCAGTGGATCATGGCAAGCAGGGTCATGCCGATGCGCTTGTGACCCATGCGGAAAAGTCGCGGAACTATGCCGAGAGGGGAGGCAAAAACCCCCATTTGAACGAAGCGATTACGCACCTGAACGAAGCCATTGAACATGGCAAGGCGGGCCACGCCGACGTCGCCACGCAGCATGCCGAAACTGCCCTCACCCACCTGACTGAAGTCAAATAGGGTACACATATCTACGTTCATGGACTGTACGACGGGCAAGGAATGATCACCCTGCCCGTTTACGTTCAAAGAGTGGTGAGAGCATAGGTTCAGTTGGACCTCAGATAGGAGAACGCTGGTTTCATCAGGTCCTTCTCCAGTACAATCGCGACCCATGCCTCTCTCGCCCTTGATTCGATTCGGCACATCCACATGGACCTATGAGGGCTGGCAAGGTCAGATTTATCAGCGGCAGTACGCCAAGACGACTTTTGCGAGGGAATGTCTAGGAGAGTATTGTCAATATCTCTACAACGGCGAACCGCTCTTTCGCACGGTCGGCAACGATTCCGCCTTCTACCGCCCTCCCACGACGAACCAACTGAGCCACTATCTCAAGCAGATTCCCGAAGACTTCGAGATGTGTTTCAAGGTCTGGGAGGAAATCACCATTCCTGGTTTTGCGAGTCACGTTCGCTACGGCATCAAGGCCGGACAGCCAAATCTCCGTTTTCTCGACGCCAAGCTATTCACCGATCTGGTTCTGGCACCATACCGTGAAGCCAAATTCGAGCCGCACCTGGGGCCGTTCATCTTTGAGTTTCAAAGGCACAGCCTGACCACCGACGAGTTCTGCTCACGGTTGGATCGGTTCTTCGGTCAGCTGCCGAATGATTTTCGATATGCGGTCGAAATCCGCCATGCAGGCTTGCTCGGGCCGGGCTACCGGAAGGTCTTAGAGAGTCACGGCGTGGGACATGTCTACAATCACTGGTCCTACATGCCACCGTTGCAGCAACAGCACATGCGGATGGAAGAACGTTTCACAGCACCGTTCACCGTAATCCGTCTACTCACGCCGCTCAACATAAGTCACGAAGCAGCAGTAAAACGAGCGGCACCCTACAATAAGATCGTGGAAGTATTGCCTCGGATGCGGAATGAGACTGTGCATCTCATCAAGCAGGCAGTTCGTGAGAATCGACGAATCTATGTGTTGGTGAACAATCGAACAGAGGGCAATGCGCCATTGACGGTGCAGGCCATCGCTGCTCAGTGTTGAAGGAGTATACAATGCCGGGCTTTCTTCCTATTTCTGATCCCTCCTCGCTCCTTCCTCTTATTATCTCTGCGGACAAAGCCTTAGCCGAAGGGGCAGACCAGATTCCTGTTCCCCAGTTGATCCTGACTCAATCTTTTTGTTGCACCATGCAGGGGTACGGCAGGCCGTATATCAAGGCACCCTTTTGCTGGATCGCCTCTGTGATAAGCTCATTCACCCAAGCTGAGCACTTCCCTACCACACTGCTTTACCAGCAAAAGATATATTCGAACATAGATTTTTAGAGGCCTTGGGGAAGTCTTGAAACCAAACGAGAGCGCCACCCTATAAAAAACAGCGTTGTTCTATGTTGCGCTGATGATCGCCTCGCCGTCCGGCTTTGCAGCGTCAATCAACACACGACGGCCGTCGACACGAAGTCGTCGTTCCGCAAACAGTTGTACAGCGCGGGGATAGATTTTGTGTTCTTGCATAAGGATTCTGGCGGCGAGTGTTTCGGGTGTGTCATCGTCCAGAACCGGCACAGCTGCTTGGATGATGATCGGCCCTTCATCCACGCCTTCTGTCACAAAATGCACCGTACATCCGGCCAACTTGCAGCCCCAATCAATGGCCTTCTTCTGCACGTCCAATCCAGGAAAGGACGGCAGCAGGGAGGGATGAATGTTCATCATGCGGTTGGCATAGGCATTGACCAGCACTGCCGTGACGATTTTCATGTAACCGGCGAGCAAGACGAGTTCGACATCATGTTGTTGAAGTATTTCCAATAGTGACCGATCGTACGCTTCACGACTATCCGGTCGTCCGGCAAAGGGTTTCGGATCGACGAAAATATCGGCCAGCCTGTGCTTCCGCGCCCGTTCCAATGCAACCGCGTCTTTCTTATTGCTGATGACGGCGACAATCCGCGCTTGCACCTGCCCTGCTTCGATCGCATCGATGACGGACTGTAGATTTGAGCCTCGTCCGGACGCCAATACCGCCACCCGCAACGGAGTCGTTCGGCTAGTCGACATACTCGACCTCCGGCTCCTCCCCCGTGGAGGAAACGATTTCGCCGATCGGCCAGCCTCGGTCTCCCAGCGCCGCGGCGCGAGCCAATACTCCTGAGACTGCATCGGGCGGGACCACGAGAATCAACCCAACGCCCATGTTGAACACCCGATACATCTCTTCACGCTCGATCCGTCCTAACCGGCTCATGACGTCGAAGATCGGCGGTGCCGACCAGGCCGTCCGAGCGATCTTCGCCCGCACGCCCTTTGGAAACACGCGCGGTAAATTTTCCGTAATCCCCCCTCCGGTAATGTGGGCGATGCCTTTG
Coding sequences:
- a CDS encoding Hpt domain-containing protein; this encodes MHGSQPEPTGQLAVEISRDLENIVPTFLENRMKDVRTLRNALSTQDFRTVQTLGHRMKGDGGGFGFDRITEIGDAMERAAKLEDGSTIEQQIAQLEHFLKRVVVIYR
- the smbP gene encoding small metal-binding protein SmbP, with the translated sequence MTSTLYRGIVIVALATFAGVPMLNAQPSPAGNVKDAVAHAKEAVDHGKQGHADALVTHAEKSRNYAERGGKNPHLNEAITHLNEAIEHGKAGHADVATQHAETALTHLTEVK
- a CDS encoding DUF72 domain-containing protein; translation: MPLSPLIRFGTSTWTYEGWQGQIYQRQYAKTTFARECLGEYCQYLYNGEPLFRTVGNDSAFYRPPTTNQLSHYLKQIPEDFEMCFKVWEEITIPGFASHVRYGIKAGQPNLRFLDAKLFTDLVLAPYREAKFEPHLGPFIFEFQRHSLTTDEFCSRLDRFFGQLPNDFRYAVEIRHAGLLGPGYRKVLESHGVGHVYNHWSYMPPLQQQHMRMEERFTAPFTVIRLLTPLNISHEAAVKRAAPYNKIVEVLPRMRNETVHLIKQAVRENRRIYVLVNNRTEGNAPLTVQAIAAQC
- the purN gene encoding phosphoribosylglycinamide formyltransferase yields the protein MSTSRTTPLRVAVLASGRGSNLQSVIDAIEAGQVQARIVAVISNKKDAVALERARKHRLADIFVDPKPFAGRPDSREAYDRSLLEILQQHDVELVLLAGYMKIVTAVLVNAYANRMMNIHPSLLPSFPGLDVQKKAIDWGCKLAGCTVHFVTEGVDEGPIIIQAAVPVLDDDTPETLAARILMQEHKIYPRAVQLFAERRLRVDGRRVLIDAAKPDGEAIISAT